Proteins encoded in a region of the Neodiprion lecontei isolate iyNeoLeco1 chromosome 5, iyNeoLeco1.1, whole genome shotgun sequence genome:
- the LOC107226517 gene encoding AP-3 complex subunit beta-2 isoform X1: MLSAAANTMSNNGGSYSNDRPASAGEPELATDAASGGFFHSDYKKHEDLKQMLDSNKDGLKLEAMKRIIGMVAKGRDASELFPAVVKNVVSKNIEVKKLVYVYLVRYAEDQQDLALLSISTFQRALKDPNQLIRASALRVLSSIRVSMIVPIVMLAIKDSASDMSPYVRKTAAHAIPKLYSLDPEQKEELIAVLEKLLSDKTTLVVGSAVMAFEEVCPERIDLIHKNYRKLCNLLVDVDEWGQVVIVNMLTRYARTQFTNPNADDAEEEENRPFYDSDSDSSNSKKPKFSLDPDHRLLLRNTKPLLQSRNASVVMAVAQLYHHAAPRSEVMIAAKALIRLLRGHREVQSIVLHCIASISISRKGMFEPFLKSFFVRTSDATHIKLLKLDILTNLATETSIGVILREFQTYISSSDKEFVGASIQAIGRCASNIKEVTDTCLNGLVSLLSNRDEAVVAESVVVIKKLLQTQPNEHKDIIAHMAKLMDFITVPQARASILWLLGEYSDRVPKIAPDVLRKMAKSFINEQDIVKLQTLNLAVKLYLSNPNQTKLLCQYVFQLAKYDQNYDIRDRARFLRHFIFNQDGGTAETKLSQFAKKIFLAPKPAPMLESRFKDSQFQLGTLSHYLDTPCVGHHILPQFPEVAPDPSVRDVAEPVSAHEIKDERHSRKEKRDKKATKEKEKSFYSEDESSPAEVSESESEDESTDSSESSSEDRESSEYSSDSDKYSEEDEKKKKKNVIKKLNNSDSGSSSQDFDSENESDSEESEEEEKIKPVKREGKEDAKEKPKSNLDLLLDLDDVIPITPIMTPSLGGFLTPMNPLQLNGVTEVAASFIPIKATELLNKVSGKGLKLDFRFTRSQHLVSSAMNSIELTFSNESSTTIKDIKVGNKNLPSGIQVHDFMPIQILQPKTTSSSTIGVNFNDSTQPVNLNINYQKDDETLSSSVTVKAPVGELVRSVMVTESFFTAEQAKLKGMNEHVVKIAFPGHNRKIISQKVFESANVALISSEGNILRFAAQTLASKSLVLITIKIGETDDLEVCVNCEKMVIGSMLLNDIKANFK; the protein is encoded by the exons ATGTTGTCGGCAGCGGCTAATACCATGTCTAACAACGGGGGTTCGTACAGCAATGACAGGCCCGCAAGCGCTGGTGAACCAGAATTGGCGACCGACGCTGCTTCTGGAGGATTTTTTCACTCTGATTACAAAAA ACATGAAGATCTCAAGCAGATGCTCGACAGCAACAAAGACGGACTTAAACTGGAGGCCATGAAACGAATTATCGGG ATGGTGGCGAAAGGTAGAGATGCATCGGAGCTTTTTCCGGCGGTGGTTAAGAACGTCGTATCAAagaatattgaagtgaaaaaattggtgTACGTATATTTGGTACGTTATGCAGAGGACCAACAGGACCTGGCCTTGCTATCGATATCTACATTTCAACGAGCTCTGAAAGATCCGAATCAGCTGATAAGAGCCAGTGCCCTGAGAGTTTTGTCAAGTATCAGGGTATCCATGATTGTGCCTATTGTCATGCTGGCCATTAAAGACTCTGCAAGCGACATGTCTCCCTATGTTAGAAAGACAGCTGCTCATGCTATTCCAAAACTCTATTCGTTGGATCCGGAGCAAAAGGAAGAACTCATCGCtgttttagaaaaattattatcagatAAAACTACTCTAGTCGTTGGATCTGCTGTTATGGCCTTCGAGGAGGTCTGTCCAGAAAGAATTGATTTgattcataaaaattatagaaaactTTGCAACTTATTGGTGGACGTTGACGAATGGGGACAAGTCGTTATAGTCAATATGCTTACCAGATATGCTAGAACACAATTCACCAATCCCAATGCAGAT GATGcagaggaggaggaaaatcGTCCATTTTACGACTCCGATTCGGATTCATCCAACTCAAAGAAGCCTAAATTTTCTCTAGACCCGGACCACCGTTTGCTGTTAAGGAATACCAAACCACTTTTGCAGAGTAGGAACGCATCGGTAGTGATGGCTGTTGCACAGCTATACCACCATGCAGCACCTCGCAGCGAAGTGATGATAGCTGCAAAGGCGTTGATCAGGTTATTACGCGGCCACAGAGAAGTTCAAAGTATAGTTCTTCACTGCATAGCGAGCATATCCATATCCAGAAAG ggTATGTTCGAGCCTTTCCTGAAATCGTTTTTTGTCAGAACATCGGATGCGACACACATCAAGCTACTGAAACTTGACATTCTTACAAATTTAGCAACTGAAACCAGCATCGGTGTTATATTGAGAGAATTTCAGACTTACATTTCTAGCAGCGACAAGGAATTCGTTGGCGCTAGCATACAGGCCATTGGTAGATGTGCCAGTAACATCAAGGAAGTTACTGATACGTGTCTGAATGGCTTGGTTTCTTTGCTGAGCAACAGAGATG AGGCCGTGGTGGCTGAAAGTGTGGTGGTGATCAAGAAGCTGTTGCAAACACAGCCAAACGAGCACAAAGATATAATAGCGCATATGGCAAAACTGATGGATTTTATAACTGTCCCTCAAGCTAGAGCTTCGATTCTATGGCTTTTGGGAGAGTACTCAGACAGAGTGCCAAAAATAGCTCCAGATGTGCTGAGAAAAATGGCCAAGAGTTTCATAAACGAACAGGACATTGTAAAGCTCCAAACGCTGAACCTCGCGGTGAAGTTATATCTATCAAATCCGAACCAGACCAAACTTCTCTGTCAGTACGTCTTCCAGCTGGCTAAGTATGACCAAAATTATGACATTAGGGACAGGGCCAGATTCCTCAGGCATTTCATATTCAATCAAGATGGCGGAACCGCCGAAACCAAGTTATCACAGTTTGCCAAGAAGATATTTTTGGCACCCAAACCAGCCCCGATGCTGGAGTCTAGATTTAAAGACTCCCAGTTCCAGCTGGGCACGCTCTCTCATTATCTTGACACTCCTTGTGTCGGTCATCACATTTTACCACAGTTTCCAGAGGTTGCACCAGACCCTTCTGTCAGAGATGTCGCCGAGCCAGTCAGCGCCCATGAAATAAAAGATGAAAGACACAGtagaaaggaaaagagagataAGAAGGCGAcaaaggagaaggagaagagcTTTTATAGCGAGGATGAGAGCAGTCCTGCGGAAG TTTCAGAGTCTGAGAGTGAAGACGAGTCTACCGATTCTTCGGAAAGTTCGTCTGAGGATAGGGAGTCCTCGGAGTATTCTTCCGATTCTGATAAGTACTCCGAAGAggatgaaaagaagaagaagaaaaatgtgatTAAGAAGTTGAACAACAGTGACAGCGGATCCAGTTCCCAGGATTTTGATAGCGAGAATGAATCTGATAGCGAGGAAtccgaagaggaagaaaagatTAAGCCAGTTAAAAGAGAGGGTAAAGAAGATGCTAAGGAAAAGCCAAAGAGCAATCTTGATCTGCTTTTGGATTTGGATGATG TGATTCCAATAACTCCAATAATGACACCGAGTCTCGGTGGTTTCTTGACTCCAATGAACCCGCTGCAGCTGAACGGAGTGACGGAAGTAGCGGCTTCATTTATTCCCATCAAGGCCACAGAACTGCTTAATAAAGTCAGTGGAAAAGGACTGAAACTTGATTTTAGGTTTACCAGATCTCAGCATCTTGTTAGCTCTGCCATGAATAGCATTGAGCTAACGTTTTCTAACGAAAGTAGCACTACCATAAAAGATATCAAAGTTGGAAACAAG AATCTGCCATCGGGAATTCAAGTTCACGATTTTATGCCAATACAAATACTTCAGCCGAAAACGACATCATCTTCAACAATTGGCGTTAACTTCAACGATTCAACGCAGCCGGTTAATTTAAacataaattatcaaaaagaCGATGAAACGCTGTCGTCCTCAGTAACAGTCAAAGCACCCGTAGGTGAATTAGTACGATCTGTAATGGTGACTGAGAGCTTCTTTACCGCGGAACAGGCCAAGTTGAAAGGGATGAATGAGCATGTGGTGAAAATAGCTTTTCCTGGACACAACAGGAAAATTATATCACAGAAAGTATTCGAATCTGCCAATGTTGCTCTGATTTCTAGTGAAGGCAATATATTAAG GTTCGCGGCGCAGACTTTAGCCTCTAAATCGTTAGTGttgataacaataaaaatcGGAGAAACTGACGATTTGGAGGTATGCGTAAACTGTGAAAAAATGGTGATAGGATCGATGCTGCTCAACGACATTAAGgctaattttaaataa
- the LOC107226517 gene encoding AP-3 complex subunit beta-2 isoform X2: MLSAAANTMSNNGGSYSNDRPASAGEPELATDAASGGFFHSDYKKHEDLKQMLDSNKDGLKLEAMKRIIGMVAKGRDASELFPAVVKNVVSKNIEVKKLVYVYLVRYAEDQQDLALLSISTFQRALKDPNQLIRASALRVLSSIRVSMIVPIVMLAIKDSASDMSPYVRKTAAHAIPKLYSLDPEQKEELIAVLEKLLSDKTTLVVGSAVMAFEEVCPERIDLIHKNYRKLCNLLVDVDEWGQVVIVNMLTRYARTQFTNPNADDAEEEENRPFYDSDSDSSNSKKPKFSLDPDHRLLLRNTKPLLQSRNASVVMAVAQLYHHAAPRSEVMIAAKALIRLLRGHREVQSIVLHCIASISISRKGMFEPFLKSFFVRTSDATHIKLLKLDILTNLATETSIGVILREFQTYISSSDKEFVGASIQAIGRCASNIKEVTDTCLNGLVSLLSNRDEAVVAESVVVIKKLLQTQPNEHKDIIAHMAKLMDFITVPQARASILWLLGEYSDRVPKIAPDVLRKMAKSFINEQDIVKLQTLNLAVKLYLSNPNQTKLLCQYVFQLAKYDQNYDIRDRARFLRHFIFNQDGGTAETKLSQFAKKIFLAPKPAPMLESRFKDSQFQLGTLSHYLDTPCVGHHILPQFPEVAPDPSVRDVAEPVSAHEIKDERHSRKEKRDKKATKEKEKSFYSEDESSPAEESESEDESTDSSESSSEDRESSEYSSDSDKYSEEDEKKKKKNVIKKLNNSDSGSSSQDFDSENESDSEESEEEEKIKPVKREGKEDAKEKPKSNLDLLLDLDDVIPITPIMTPSLGGFLTPMNPLQLNGVTEVAASFIPIKATELLNKVSGKGLKLDFRFTRSQHLVSSAMNSIELTFSNESSTTIKDIKVGNKNLPSGIQVHDFMPIQILQPKTTSSSTIGVNFNDSTQPVNLNINYQKDDETLSSSVTVKAPVGELVRSVMVTESFFTAEQAKLKGMNEHVVKIAFPGHNRKIISQKVFESANVALISSEGNILRFAAQTLASKSLVLITIKIGETDDLEVCVNCEKMVIGSMLLNDIKANFK, from the exons ATGTTGTCGGCAGCGGCTAATACCATGTCTAACAACGGGGGTTCGTACAGCAATGACAGGCCCGCAAGCGCTGGTGAACCAGAATTGGCGACCGACGCTGCTTCTGGAGGATTTTTTCACTCTGATTACAAAAA ACATGAAGATCTCAAGCAGATGCTCGACAGCAACAAAGACGGACTTAAACTGGAGGCCATGAAACGAATTATCGGG ATGGTGGCGAAAGGTAGAGATGCATCGGAGCTTTTTCCGGCGGTGGTTAAGAACGTCGTATCAAagaatattgaagtgaaaaaattggtgTACGTATATTTGGTACGTTATGCAGAGGACCAACAGGACCTGGCCTTGCTATCGATATCTACATTTCAACGAGCTCTGAAAGATCCGAATCAGCTGATAAGAGCCAGTGCCCTGAGAGTTTTGTCAAGTATCAGGGTATCCATGATTGTGCCTATTGTCATGCTGGCCATTAAAGACTCTGCAAGCGACATGTCTCCCTATGTTAGAAAGACAGCTGCTCATGCTATTCCAAAACTCTATTCGTTGGATCCGGAGCAAAAGGAAGAACTCATCGCtgttttagaaaaattattatcagatAAAACTACTCTAGTCGTTGGATCTGCTGTTATGGCCTTCGAGGAGGTCTGTCCAGAAAGAATTGATTTgattcataaaaattatagaaaactTTGCAACTTATTGGTGGACGTTGACGAATGGGGACAAGTCGTTATAGTCAATATGCTTACCAGATATGCTAGAACACAATTCACCAATCCCAATGCAGAT GATGcagaggaggaggaaaatcGTCCATTTTACGACTCCGATTCGGATTCATCCAACTCAAAGAAGCCTAAATTTTCTCTAGACCCGGACCACCGTTTGCTGTTAAGGAATACCAAACCACTTTTGCAGAGTAGGAACGCATCGGTAGTGATGGCTGTTGCACAGCTATACCACCATGCAGCACCTCGCAGCGAAGTGATGATAGCTGCAAAGGCGTTGATCAGGTTATTACGCGGCCACAGAGAAGTTCAAAGTATAGTTCTTCACTGCATAGCGAGCATATCCATATCCAGAAAG ggTATGTTCGAGCCTTTCCTGAAATCGTTTTTTGTCAGAACATCGGATGCGACACACATCAAGCTACTGAAACTTGACATTCTTACAAATTTAGCAACTGAAACCAGCATCGGTGTTATATTGAGAGAATTTCAGACTTACATTTCTAGCAGCGACAAGGAATTCGTTGGCGCTAGCATACAGGCCATTGGTAGATGTGCCAGTAACATCAAGGAAGTTACTGATACGTGTCTGAATGGCTTGGTTTCTTTGCTGAGCAACAGAGATG AGGCCGTGGTGGCTGAAAGTGTGGTGGTGATCAAGAAGCTGTTGCAAACACAGCCAAACGAGCACAAAGATATAATAGCGCATATGGCAAAACTGATGGATTTTATAACTGTCCCTCAAGCTAGAGCTTCGATTCTATGGCTTTTGGGAGAGTACTCAGACAGAGTGCCAAAAATAGCTCCAGATGTGCTGAGAAAAATGGCCAAGAGTTTCATAAACGAACAGGACATTGTAAAGCTCCAAACGCTGAACCTCGCGGTGAAGTTATATCTATCAAATCCGAACCAGACCAAACTTCTCTGTCAGTACGTCTTCCAGCTGGCTAAGTATGACCAAAATTATGACATTAGGGACAGGGCCAGATTCCTCAGGCATTTCATATTCAATCAAGATGGCGGAACCGCCGAAACCAAGTTATCACAGTTTGCCAAGAAGATATTTTTGGCACCCAAACCAGCCCCGATGCTGGAGTCTAGATTTAAAGACTCCCAGTTCCAGCTGGGCACGCTCTCTCATTATCTTGACACTCCTTGTGTCGGTCATCACATTTTACCACAGTTTCCAGAGGTTGCACCAGACCCTTCTGTCAGAGATGTCGCCGAGCCAGTCAGCGCCCATGAAATAAAAGATGAAAGACACAGtagaaaggaaaagagagataAGAAGGCGAcaaaggagaaggagaagagcTTTTATAGCGAGGATGAGAGCAGTCCTGCGGAAG AGTCTGAGAGTGAAGACGAGTCTACCGATTCTTCGGAAAGTTCGTCTGAGGATAGGGAGTCCTCGGAGTATTCTTCCGATTCTGATAAGTACTCCGAAGAggatgaaaagaagaagaagaaaaatgtgatTAAGAAGTTGAACAACAGTGACAGCGGATCCAGTTCCCAGGATTTTGATAGCGAGAATGAATCTGATAGCGAGGAAtccgaagaggaagaaaagatTAAGCCAGTTAAAAGAGAGGGTAAAGAAGATGCTAAGGAAAAGCCAAAGAGCAATCTTGATCTGCTTTTGGATTTGGATGATG TGATTCCAATAACTCCAATAATGACACCGAGTCTCGGTGGTTTCTTGACTCCAATGAACCCGCTGCAGCTGAACGGAGTGACGGAAGTAGCGGCTTCATTTATTCCCATCAAGGCCACAGAACTGCTTAATAAAGTCAGTGGAAAAGGACTGAAACTTGATTTTAGGTTTACCAGATCTCAGCATCTTGTTAGCTCTGCCATGAATAGCATTGAGCTAACGTTTTCTAACGAAAGTAGCACTACCATAAAAGATATCAAAGTTGGAAACAAG AATCTGCCATCGGGAATTCAAGTTCACGATTTTATGCCAATACAAATACTTCAGCCGAAAACGACATCATCTTCAACAATTGGCGTTAACTTCAACGATTCAACGCAGCCGGTTAATTTAAacataaattatcaaaaagaCGATGAAACGCTGTCGTCCTCAGTAACAGTCAAAGCACCCGTAGGTGAATTAGTACGATCTGTAATGGTGACTGAGAGCTTCTTTACCGCGGAACAGGCCAAGTTGAAAGGGATGAATGAGCATGTGGTGAAAATAGCTTTTCCTGGACACAACAGGAAAATTATATCACAGAAAGTATTCGAATCTGCCAATGTTGCTCTGATTTCTAGTGAAGGCAATATATTAAG GTTCGCGGCGCAGACTTTAGCCTCTAAATCGTTAGTGttgataacaataaaaatcGGAGAAACTGACGATTTGGAGGTATGCGTAAACTGTGAAAAAATGGTGATAGGATCGATGCTGCTCAACGACATTAAGgctaattttaaataa
- the LOC107226517 gene encoding AP-3 complex subunit beta-2 isoform X3 gives MLSAAANTMSNNGGSYSNDRPASAGEPELATDAASGGFFHSDYKKHEDLKQMLDSNKDGLKLEAMKRIIGMVAKGRDASELFPAVVKNVVSKNIEVKKLVYVYLVRYAEDQQDLALLSISTFQRALKDPNQLIRASALRVLSSIRVSMIVPIVMLAIKDSASDMSPYVRKTAAHAIPKLYSLDPEQKEELIAVLEKLLSDKTTLVVGSAVMAFEEVCPERIDLIHKNYRKLCNLLVDVDEWGQVVIVNMLTRYARTQFTNPNADDAEEEENRPFYDSDSDSSNSKKPKFSLDPDHRLLLRNTKPLLQSRNASVVMAVAQLYHHAAPRSEVMIAAKALIRLLRGHREVQSIVLHCIASISISRKGMFEPFLKSFFVRTSDATHIKLLKLDILTNLATETSIGVILREFQTYISSSDKEFVGASIQAIGRCASNIKEVTDTCLNGLVSLLSNRDEAVVAESVVVIKKLLQTQPNEHKDIIAHMAKLMDFITVPQARASILWLLGEYSDRVPKIAPDVLRKMAKSFINEQDIVKLQTLNLAVKLYLSNPNQTKLLCQYVFQLAKYDQNYDIRDRARFLRHFIFNQDGGTAETKLSQFAKKIFLAPKPAPMLESRFKDSQFQLGTLSHYLDTPCVGHHILPQFPEVAPDPSVRDVAEPVSAHEIKDERHSRKEKRDKKATKEKEKSFYSEDESSPAEVSESESEDESTDSSESSSEDRESSEYSSDSDKYSEEDEKKKKKNVIKKLNNSDSGSSSQDFDSENESDSEESEEEEKIKPVKREGKEDAKEKPKSNLDLLLDLDDVIPITPIMTPSLGGFLTPMNPLQLNGVTEVAASFIPIKATELLNKVSGKGLKLDFRFTRSQHLVSSAMNSIELTFSNESSTTIKDIKVGNKVSQIPTHRLTIKRNDDSFLLSESAIGNSSSRFYANTNTSAENDIIFNNWR, from the exons ATGTTGTCGGCAGCGGCTAATACCATGTCTAACAACGGGGGTTCGTACAGCAATGACAGGCCCGCAAGCGCTGGTGAACCAGAATTGGCGACCGACGCTGCTTCTGGAGGATTTTTTCACTCTGATTACAAAAA ACATGAAGATCTCAAGCAGATGCTCGACAGCAACAAAGACGGACTTAAACTGGAGGCCATGAAACGAATTATCGGG ATGGTGGCGAAAGGTAGAGATGCATCGGAGCTTTTTCCGGCGGTGGTTAAGAACGTCGTATCAAagaatattgaagtgaaaaaattggtgTACGTATATTTGGTACGTTATGCAGAGGACCAACAGGACCTGGCCTTGCTATCGATATCTACATTTCAACGAGCTCTGAAAGATCCGAATCAGCTGATAAGAGCCAGTGCCCTGAGAGTTTTGTCAAGTATCAGGGTATCCATGATTGTGCCTATTGTCATGCTGGCCATTAAAGACTCTGCAAGCGACATGTCTCCCTATGTTAGAAAGACAGCTGCTCATGCTATTCCAAAACTCTATTCGTTGGATCCGGAGCAAAAGGAAGAACTCATCGCtgttttagaaaaattattatcagatAAAACTACTCTAGTCGTTGGATCTGCTGTTATGGCCTTCGAGGAGGTCTGTCCAGAAAGAATTGATTTgattcataaaaattatagaaaactTTGCAACTTATTGGTGGACGTTGACGAATGGGGACAAGTCGTTATAGTCAATATGCTTACCAGATATGCTAGAACACAATTCACCAATCCCAATGCAGAT GATGcagaggaggaggaaaatcGTCCATTTTACGACTCCGATTCGGATTCATCCAACTCAAAGAAGCCTAAATTTTCTCTAGACCCGGACCACCGTTTGCTGTTAAGGAATACCAAACCACTTTTGCAGAGTAGGAACGCATCGGTAGTGATGGCTGTTGCACAGCTATACCACCATGCAGCACCTCGCAGCGAAGTGATGATAGCTGCAAAGGCGTTGATCAGGTTATTACGCGGCCACAGAGAAGTTCAAAGTATAGTTCTTCACTGCATAGCGAGCATATCCATATCCAGAAAG ggTATGTTCGAGCCTTTCCTGAAATCGTTTTTTGTCAGAACATCGGATGCGACACACATCAAGCTACTGAAACTTGACATTCTTACAAATTTAGCAACTGAAACCAGCATCGGTGTTATATTGAGAGAATTTCAGACTTACATTTCTAGCAGCGACAAGGAATTCGTTGGCGCTAGCATACAGGCCATTGGTAGATGTGCCAGTAACATCAAGGAAGTTACTGATACGTGTCTGAATGGCTTGGTTTCTTTGCTGAGCAACAGAGATG AGGCCGTGGTGGCTGAAAGTGTGGTGGTGATCAAGAAGCTGTTGCAAACACAGCCAAACGAGCACAAAGATATAATAGCGCATATGGCAAAACTGATGGATTTTATAACTGTCCCTCAAGCTAGAGCTTCGATTCTATGGCTTTTGGGAGAGTACTCAGACAGAGTGCCAAAAATAGCTCCAGATGTGCTGAGAAAAATGGCCAAGAGTTTCATAAACGAACAGGACATTGTAAAGCTCCAAACGCTGAACCTCGCGGTGAAGTTATATCTATCAAATCCGAACCAGACCAAACTTCTCTGTCAGTACGTCTTCCAGCTGGCTAAGTATGACCAAAATTATGACATTAGGGACAGGGCCAGATTCCTCAGGCATTTCATATTCAATCAAGATGGCGGAACCGCCGAAACCAAGTTATCACAGTTTGCCAAGAAGATATTTTTGGCACCCAAACCAGCCCCGATGCTGGAGTCTAGATTTAAAGACTCCCAGTTCCAGCTGGGCACGCTCTCTCATTATCTTGACACTCCTTGTGTCGGTCATCACATTTTACCACAGTTTCCAGAGGTTGCACCAGACCCTTCTGTCAGAGATGTCGCCGAGCCAGTCAGCGCCCATGAAATAAAAGATGAAAGACACAGtagaaaggaaaagagagataAGAAGGCGAcaaaggagaaggagaagagcTTTTATAGCGAGGATGAGAGCAGTCCTGCGGAAG TTTCAGAGTCTGAGAGTGAAGACGAGTCTACCGATTCTTCGGAAAGTTCGTCTGAGGATAGGGAGTCCTCGGAGTATTCTTCCGATTCTGATAAGTACTCCGAAGAggatgaaaagaagaagaagaaaaatgtgatTAAGAAGTTGAACAACAGTGACAGCGGATCCAGTTCCCAGGATTTTGATAGCGAGAATGAATCTGATAGCGAGGAAtccgaagaggaagaaaagatTAAGCCAGTTAAAAGAGAGGGTAAAGAAGATGCTAAGGAAAAGCCAAAGAGCAATCTTGATCTGCTTTTGGATTTGGATGATG TGATTCCAATAACTCCAATAATGACACCGAGTCTCGGTGGTTTCTTGACTCCAATGAACCCGCTGCAGCTGAACGGAGTGACGGAAGTAGCGGCTTCATTTATTCCCATCAAGGCCACAGAACTGCTTAATAAAGTCAGTGGAAAAGGACTGAAACTTGATTTTAGGTTTACCAGATCTCAGCATCTTGTTAGCTCTGCCATGAATAGCATTGAGCTAACGTTTTCTAACGAAAGTAGCACTACCATAAAAGATATCAAAGTTGGAAACAAG GTTAGCCAAATACCAACTCACCGTCTCACGATAAAACGGAATGACGATAGTTTTCTCCTTTCAGAATCTGCCATCGGGAATTCAAGTTCACGATTTTATGCCAATACAAATACTTCAGCCGAAAACGACATCATCTTCAACAATTGGCGTTAA
- the LOC107226514 gene encoding respirasome Complex Assembly Factor 1 isoform X1: MSRTKSDKNGNTAKTELSVWTRAITANSEWPDKEEFLDVIYWSRQAIGIIVGIGWGLIPLKGFIGLLLFFLVNAGVMYVYFSNFQQVDEEEYGGPWELTKEGFVTSFAGFLICAGNLDNNIFRSSLRLIPI, encoded by the exons ATGTCACGAACAAAGTCGGACAAAAATGGTAACACGGCAAAGACAGAACTAAGCGTTTGGACGCGGGCGATTACTGCCAATTCGGAGTGGCCTGACAAG GAAGAATTCCTTGATGTAATATATTGGTCAAGACAAGCAATAGGAATTATTGTTGGCATTGGATGGGGATTAATTCCGCTAAAAGGATTTATAGGCTTATTATT attctttcTAGTTAATGCTGGTGTAATGTATGTCTACTTTAGTAATTTTCAACAAGTCGATGAAGAAGAATACGGCGGCCCTTGGGAATTGACCAAAGAAGGTTTTGTAACATCGTTTGCCGGTTTTTTG atcTGTGCAGGTAACTTGGATAATAATATATTCCGGTCTTCACTTCGACTGATACCAATTTAG
- the LOC107226514 gene encoding respirasome Complex Assembly Factor 1 isoform X2 has product MSRTKSDKNGNTAKTELSVWTRAITANSEWPDKEEFLDVIYWSRQAIGIIVGIGWGLIPLKGFIGLLLFFLVNAGVMYVYFSNFQQVDEEEYGGPWELTKEGFVTSFAGFLVTWIIIYSGLHFD; this is encoded by the exons ATGTCACGAACAAAGTCGGACAAAAATGGTAACACGGCAAAGACAGAACTAAGCGTTTGGACGCGGGCGATTACTGCCAATTCGGAGTGGCCTGACAAG GAAGAATTCCTTGATGTAATATATTGGTCAAGACAAGCAATAGGAATTATTGTTGGCATTGGATGGGGATTAATTCCGCTAAAAGGATTTATAGGCTTATTATT attctttcTAGTTAATGCTGGTGTAATGTATGTCTACTTTAGTAATTTTCAACAAGTCGATGAAGAAGAATACGGCGGCCCTTGGGAATTGACCAAAGAAGGTTTTGTAACATCGTTTGCCGGTTTTTTG GTAACTTGGATAATAATATATTCCGGTCTTCACTTCGACTGA